One segment of Methanobacterium formicicum DSM 3637 DNA contains the following:
- a CDS encoding DUF166 domain-containing protein has product MKIIIVTDGAYGERAYATIKEEFDCEYIVMEAPASAFMDEIDLPSETIASLEKADIILTYVLHPDLTLDLVDALHSKVEWIIVGAWRGEGFKNQLESYGNVTCPENMCDLTENGNPIFDEFVSKFGRPVVRVNCQGDKVVDVEVIRCSPCGSTRFVAEEMVGENTETLPIKAGLRIQHYPCRAPKMRLFTDDECKKEMAANFHKEAFQEALDKKKK; this is encoded by the coding sequence ATGAAAATAATCATAGTAACAGATGGAGCCTACGGTGAAAGGGCATATGCAACTATTAAAGAGGAATTTGATTGTGAATATATTGTAATGGAAGCACCGGCTTCAGCTTTCATGGATGAAATTGATCTTCCATCTGAAACTATTGCCAGTCTGGAAAAGGCGGATATTATTTTAACCTATGTATTACACCCAGATCTTACCCTTGACCTGGTGGATGCTCTTCACAGTAAAGTGGAATGGATAATCGTTGGTGCCTGGAGAGGAGAAGGTTTTAAAAACCAGTTGGAAAGTTATGGTAATGTAACCTGCCCTGAAAACATGTGCGACCTAACTGAGAATGGTAATCCCATCTTTGATGAGTTCGTATCCAAGTTTGGTAGGCCTGTGGTTAGGGTTAACTGTCAGGGAGATAAGGTTGTTGATGTGGAGGTAATCCGCTGTTCACCATGTGGTAGCACCAGATTCGTGGCAGAGGAAATGGTGGGGGAAAACACCGAAACATTACCCATTAAAGCAGGGCTTAGAATACAACATTATCCCTGTCGTGCTCCTAAAATGAGACTTTTCACCGATGATGAATGTAAAAAGGAAATGGCCGCTAACTTCCATAAGGAAGCATTCCAGGAAGCTTTAGATAAAAAGAAAAAATAA
- the argB gene encoding acetylglutamate kinase — METVNILIEALPYIKKFHQKKIMIKYGGHAMIDAAAKSSTARDTVLLKYVGMKPIVVHGGGPEISRSMNKLGKEPQFIGGLRVTDQETMDIVKMVLVGKINTEIVSNIGLHGGKGVGLSGKDNMLLKARKRSPQIVVNQETGEEQMVDLGLVGEIESINPEILKVLTENNYIPVISPIGVDDKGETLNLNADTVAGEIGGEVGAEKLIILTDVPGILRDHSDPESLIKRVNISQVMDLIEDGTVRDGMLPKVLTCISALENGVKSAHIIDGRIKHSVLLEIFTKQGIGTMITK, encoded by the coding sequence ATGGAAACTGTTAACATTCTCATCGAGGCCCTGCCTTACATCAAAAAATTCCATCAGAAAAAGATCATGATTAAGTACGGTGGCCACGCCATGATCGACGCTGCTGCCAAAAGTTCCACAGCCAGAGACACCGTTCTCCTGAAGTACGTGGGGATGAAACCAATCGTAGTCCATGGAGGAGGTCCAGAAATCTCCCGTTCCATGAACAAACTGGGTAAAGAACCTCAGTTCATCGGAGGACTGCGGGTGACTGACCAGGAAACCATGGATATCGTGAAAATGGTACTTGTAGGTAAAATCAACACCGAAATCGTGTCAAACATCGGCCTACACGGAGGTAAGGGCGTGGGACTCTCTGGTAAAGATAACATGCTACTTAAGGCACGCAAGCGCTCCCCACAGATAGTGGTGAATCAGGAGACTGGTGAAGAACAGATGGTGGACCTGGGATTAGTGGGGGAGATTGAATCCATCAATCCTGAAATCCTAAAAGTCCTAACTGAAAACAACTATATACCAGTTATCAGCCCCATTGGAGTGGATGATAAAGGTGAAACCTTGAATTTAAATGCAGATACAGTTGCAGGTGAAATAGGTGGGGAAGTAGGAGCAGAGAAACTAATCATACTCACCGATGTGCCAGGTATCCTACGCGACCATTCTGACCCTGAAAGTCTCATTAAGCGGGTCAACATATCCCAAGTAATGGATCTGATTGAAGATGGAACAGTCCGTGATGGTATGTTACCCAAAGTCCTTACCTGTATAAGTGCCCTGGAAAACGGAGTTAAATCTGCCCATATAATCGATGGACGGATAAAACATAGCGTGCTCCTGGAAATATTCACCAAACAGGGTATTGGAACCATGATCACCAAATAA
- a CDS encoding metalloregulator ArsR/SmtB family transcription factor yields the protein MKGEDVCDVQCINEDSVREVKSQMLDDETFQMISDNFKVLGDPTRLKILYALILKEVCVCDLAAVLEMTDSAISHQLRLLRHRNLVKFRKKGKMAYYSIADPRVIDMIKMEAELTP from the coding sequence ATGAAAGGTGAAGATGTTTGTGATGTTCAGTGCATCAACGAAGATTCAGTTAGAGAAGTTAAATCACAAATGCTAGATGATGAAACCTTTCAAATGATTTCAGATAACTTTAAAGTACTAGGTGATCCTACCCGATTGAAAATACTTTACGCACTCATACTGAAAGAAGTTTGCGTCTGTGACTTGGCTGCAGTACTGGAGATGACAGACTCTGCAATATCACATCAACTAAGATTATTAAGACATAGAAATCTTGTTAAATTCCGTAAAAAAGGAAAAATGGCTTATTATTCCATTGCAGACCCCAGGGTTATAGACATGATAAAAATGGAAGCAGAACTTACCCCATGA
- a CDS encoding PAS domain S-box protein, whose translation MRIKGNINVMLVEDNPGDAVIINEMFREIPQIQFNIFHAQRLSEGVDAISKNDFHIILLDLQLPDSQGTQTFNQIHKLVPEIPIIILTGLEDEDFAIDIVGEGAQDYLVKGQVDSKLLARCINYSIERKHIEHQLRESEEKYRLMVEKIHSGVFFVDSQNQLSYVNKQMAKMLGFTVTEMLNKDISQFTNPEGESCFKKHLQKIKKEHEYRKKLAKTYELEFLDKKGSSLWVLVSTNPLFKSNGDYLGAISIMTDISSRKGIEKSLMDAMIEKDRDFFMIMGNMVEAMKPLIHKTNMKTSTVDEFDDKFT comes from the coding sequence ATGAGAATTAAAGGAAATATTAACGTTATGTTGGTGGAAGATAACCCCGGGGATGCTGTAATTATAAATGAAATGTTCAGAGAAATCCCCCAAATTCAATTCAATATTTTCCATGCCCAGCGCCTTTCTGAAGGAGTGGATGCCATCAGTAAAAATGATTTCCATATAATTTTACTGGATCTTCAATTACCTGACAGCCAGGGTACCCAAACCTTTAATCAAATCCATAAACTGGTACCAGAAATACCCATAATAATACTCACCGGACTGGAAGATGAGGACTTTGCCATAGACATTGTAGGTGAAGGTGCACAGGATTACCTGGTTAAGGGACAGGTTGATAGCAAGTTACTGGCCCGATGCATAAACTACTCCATTGAACGAAAACACATCGAACACCAGCTCAGGGAAAGTGAGGAAAAATACCGTTTGATGGTTGAAAAAATTCATTCAGGAGTTTTCTTTGTTGATTCCCAGAATCAATTGAGTTATGTTAATAAACAAATGGCCAAAATGTTAGGTTTCACTGTAACCGAAATGCTTAACAAAGATATCTCCCAGTTCACCAATCCAGAAGGAGAATCATGCTTTAAAAAACACTTACAAAAAATCAAGAAAGAACATGAATACCGGAAAAAATTAGCCAAAACATATGAATTAGAATTTTTAGACAAAAAAGGTTCCAGTCTATGGGTACTAGTATCAACTAATCCATTATTCAAATCTAACGGTGATTATTTAGGTGCTATCTCCATTATGACTGATATCAGCTCAAGGAAGGGGATTGAAAAATCACTGATGGATGCCATGATTGAAAAAGACCGGGACTTTTTTATGATAATGGGAAATATGGTGGAAGCCATGAAACCACTAATCCACAAGACCAATATGAAAACCAGCACTGTTGATGAATTTGATGATAAATTCACCTGA
- a CDS encoding response regulator, protein MKYKLYKSVEVLLVEDNPGDVRLIQEVFKEAKIRNILHVARDGEEAMQMLRLEGDNPTRVPDLILLDLNLPKKDGRDVLKEIKKDDSLKCIPVVVLTSSIRDEDLIETYKNNANCYIAKPADLDHLIKVVQNIGEFWLDIVKLPPR, encoded by the coding sequence ATGAAATATAAATTGTACAAATCAGTGGAAGTACTGCTGGTTGAAGATAACCCTGGAGATGTGCGTTTAATCCAGGAAGTATTCAAAGAAGCCAAAATTAGAAACATACTACATGTGGCGCGTGATGGAGAGGAAGCAATGCAAATGCTCCGTCTGGAAGGGGATAATCCCACAAGGGTCCCGGATTTGATATTGCTGGACTTGAACCTGCCAAAAAAAGATGGTAGGGATGTTTTAAAGGAAATTAAAAAAGACGATAGTTTGAAATGTATTCCAGTAGTGGTTTTAACCAGCTCCATCAGGGATGAGGATCTGATTGAAACATATAAGAACAACGCCAACTGCTACATAGCAAAACCAGCCGATCTGGACCACCTGATCAAAGTGGTTCAAAATATTGGTGAATTCTGGCTGGATATTGTAAAACTACCACCACGATAA
- a CDS encoding PAS domain S-box protein, whose amino-acid sequence MDALINSSPVPQFGINRDHKVIYWNKALEKFSKIRSKDIIGTDKHWQAFYSSKRPCMVDLLVDGDMEKFSYWFPDYQKSELVEGAYEAENFYPHMDNNGKYLHFTTSAIKDHEGNVLGAMESFKDITPRILAEKELLESEQKFRSLVENLNVGIYRNTSDPSGYFIQVNPAFARMFGYDSTQEIMKVKVIDFYMDPQQRKLFLEDLKQNGSVISRELHLKKKNNQPIWVSISAKAHFNENGFIEWIDGMIEDITHRKTAEEKLLKSEKRYRSIVENMDDGFCIHDFEGNLYDCNEKFARMVGFSIEDMIGTNLDEFSSIEMMFEKNNRVEELKNTGIIEFDADFKQKDGKICYYNIKSSIVSDEGDGLVHSFLRDVTKRREMEEILHQSENTAQKRLKEIEAIYNSAPIGLCVLDRNLRFVRINDRMAEMNGIPSDEHIGKTVHEIIPFLAEQAESAAKEIFERKNNFLSREFSGITPAQPGVSRTWMEEWYPIKDSSHQIIGINIAALEITEIKKAENALKKSEEKLRLAIEGAGAGMWFWDLENDLIEWTNEYKHIFGVEPNPDTSFRNILNVVHPDDQEKVKDAIQKTLQFGEDFKVEMRTIWQDGTVHWVYSLGKLSYDLHGKPKEIIGIAINTTPSKIAEQELQETLKQLKRSNAELEQFAYVASHDLQEPLRMITSFLQLLQRRYEHQLDSNANEFIQFAVDGAARMQELVNDLLAYSRIERKTGKFEEVDTEEILKQITFESRLLIEENNADISYDNLPVVRADYPQMVQVFQNLLSNSIKYNNQERPTIHVSAEKKDTDWLFKVEDNGIGIDPKHGERVFKIFQRLHARDEYEGTGIGLAIVKRIVERHGGMIWYESQPGQGSTFYFNIPMEM is encoded by the coding sequence GTGGACGCCCTAATCAATAGCTCACCAGTACCTCAATTTGGGATTAACCGTGATCATAAAGTTATCTACTGGAACAAAGCACTGGAAAAATTCAGTAAAATCAGGTCAAAAGATATCATAGGAACAGATAAACACTGGCAAGCGTTTTACAGTTCAAAAAGACCGTGCATGGTTGATTTATTGGTTGATGGGGATATGGAAAAATTTTCATACTGGTTTCCAGACTACCAAAAATCAGAACTGGTAGAAGGGGCCTATGAAGCTGAAAATTTCTATCCACATATGGATAATAATGGGAAATATTTACACTTCACAACCTCTGCAATCAAAGATCATGAAGGTAATGTTTTAGGAGCTATGGAATCTTTTAAAGACATAACTCCCCGTATTCTTGCTGAAAAGGAACTCCTGGAAAGCGAACAGAAATTCAGGAGCCTGGTGGAAAATCTCAATGTAGGCATTTACCGCAACACCAGTGATCCAAGTGGTTATTTTATCCAGGTGAACCCTGCATTTGCCAGAATGTTTGGATACGATTCTACCCAGGAAATCATGAAAGTAAAGGTCATAGATTTTTACATGGACCCCCAGCAGAGGAAACTTTTTTTAGAAGATTTAAAGCAGAATGGATCGGTAATCAGTAGGGAACTTCATCTTAAGAAAAAAAATAACCAGCCAATATGGGTTTCAATATCAGCAAAAGCACATTTCAATGAAAATGGTTTCATTGAATGGATTGATGGGATGATTGAAGATATTACCCATCGTAAAACTGCTGAAGAAAAACTCTTAAAGAGTGAAAAACGTTACCGTTCCATTGTGGAAAACATGGATGATGGTTTTTGTATCCATGATTTTGAAGGAAACCTATATGACTGCAATGAAAAATTCGCCAGGATGGTAGGATTTAGCATTGAAGATATGATTGGGACTAACCTCGATGAATTCAGCAGCATTGAAATGATGTTTGAAAAAAATAATCGAGTAGAAGAACTGAAAAACACCGGAATTATTGAATTTGATGCAGATTTCAAACAAAAAGATGGGAAAATCTGTTATTACAACATCAAATCAAGCATTGTTTCAGATGAAGGTGATGGTCTCGTGCACAGTTTCCTAAGGGACGTGACCAAACGTAGGGAAATGGAAGAAATACTTCACCAAAGTGAAAACACCGCCCAAAAACGTCTCAAAGAAATTGAAGCAATTTACAATTCAGCACCCATTGGTTTATGCGTCCTGGATCGTAACCTGCGCTTCGTGCGTATCAATGATCGTATGGCAGAAATGAATGGTATCCCTTCAGATGAACATATTGGGAAGACAGTTCATGAAATAATACCATTTTTAGCTGAACAGGCAGAATCCGCAGCTAAGGAAATATTTGAAAGGAAAAACAACTTTTTAAGCAGAGAATTTAGCGGTATAACCCCTGCCCAGCCTGGTGTTTCCCGCACTTGGATGGAAGAATGGTATCCAATTAAAGATTCTTCCCATCAGATTATAGGTATTAACATAGCAGCCCTGGAAATAACTGAAATTAAAAAGGCAGAAAATGCCCTTAAAAAGTCTGAAGAAAAATTACGCCTGGCTATTGAAGGTGCAGGTGCTGGGATGTGGTTCTGGGATCTTGAAAATGACTTAATTGAATGGACTAACGAATACAAACATATTTTTGGAGTAGAACCTAACCCTGACACATCCTTCAGAAATATTTTAAATGTAGTACACCCTGATGACCAGGAAAAGGTGAAAGATGCCATTCAAAAGACACTGCAGTTCGGTGAAGATTTCAAAGTAGAAATGAGAACCATCTGGCAGGATGGGACGGTACACTGGGTTTATTCACTGGGCAAATTGTCTTATGATCTTCATGGTAAACCCAAGGAGATAATAGGCATTGCCATTAACACCACCCCCAGTAAAATCGCAGAACAGGAACTGCAGGAAACATTGAAACAGTTAAAAAGATCCAATGCAGAGCTGGAACAGTTTGCCTATGTGGCAAGCCATGACCTTCAGGAACCATTGAGGATGATAACTAGCTTCCTCCAGCTCCTGCAAAGACGTTATGAACATCAACTGGATTCAAATGCAAATGAATTCATCCAGTTCGCAGTTGATGGAGCAGCCAGGATGCAGGAACTGGTAAACGATCTTCTGGCATATTCAAGGATTGAACGAAAAACTGGTAAATTTGAAGAGGTGGATACAGAAGAGATCCTGAAACAGATAACCTTTGAATCACGACTTTTAATTGAAGAAAATAATGCAGATATCAGTTATGATAATCTCCCGGTAGTAAGGGCAGATTATCCTCAGATGGTGCAGGTTTTCCAGAACCTACTCAGTAACTCCATAAAATACAATAACCAAGAACGTCCCACAATTCACGTTTCGGCAGAAAAAAAAGACACAGACTGGCTTTTTAAAGTTGAAGATAATGGCATTGGAATTGATCCCAAACATGGCGAACGTGTTTTTAAAATATTCCAGCGTCTCCACGCCAGGGACGAATACGAAGGAACCGGTATTGGTTTAGCCATTGTTAAAAGGATTGTAGAAAGACACGGAGGGATGATCTGGTATGAGTCACAACCCGGCCAAGGATCAACTTTTTATTTCAATATCCCCATGGAGATGTGA
- the tsaA gene encoding tRNA (N6-threonylcarbamoyladenosine(37)-N6)-methyltransferase TrmO, producing the protein MNVKAIGLVNSPFKVKMGSPHQGRFSDEMSTITIFKEYEDALEGIENFKNFMVIYWMDRADSVSLKVVPHGKKEKRGVFSTRAPVRPNPLGLCMVELVKKEGNILTVRWLDALDESPVLDIKPFVPEIDCP; encoded by the coding sequence ATGAATGTCAAAGCAATAGGTTTGGTTAATTCACCATTTAAGGTTAAGATGGGATCTCCTCATCAGGGTCGTTTTTCAGATGAAATGAGCACTATAACAATTTTCAAAGAGTATGAAGATGCACTGGAAGGAATTGAGAATTTTAAGAATTTTATGGTGATTTACTGGATGGATCGTGCTGATTCTGTTTCTTTGAAGGTGGTACCTCATGGTAAAAAAGAGAAAAGAGGGGTTTTTTCCACAAGGGCACCGGTGCGGCCAAATCCTTTGGGATTATGTATGGTGGAACTGGTGAAAAAAGAAGGAAATATTCTAACTGTTAGATGGCTTGATGCCCTTGATGAGTCACCAGTACTGGATATTAAACCATTCGTACCTGAAATTGATTGTCCCTGA
- a CDS encoding sulfite oxidase-like oxidoreductase, translating to MLKKTLKEMFKWNSKTNLDDETVESILKDENIVISPDTQREVRIPPGQHEDKRWPVLHAGSVNRVDPSQWKLKIWGLVQKERELDFADFMALPRVQVFSDIHCVTTWSKLNNLWEGVSTSTIKEQVEILPEARYVMVHAHKNFTTNLSLDDFFASDVLLATHHNGNALNSKHGGPVRLVVPRLYFWKSAKWVTGLEFMAEDKRGFWESTGYHNHGDPWKEERYSWQETDLKL from the coding sequence ATGTTGAAAAAAACCTTAAAAGAAATGTTTAAATGGAATTCAAAAACAAATCTGGATGATGAAACTGTTGAATCTATTTTGAAGGATGAAAATATTGTTATAAGTCCGGATACTCAAAGGGAGGTTAGAATTCCACCGGGCCAACACGAAGATAAAAGATGGCCTGTATTACACGCGGGTTCAGTTAACAGAGTCGATCCATCCCAATGGAAGCTGAAAATTTGGGGTCTGGTTCAAAAAGAGAGGGAACTGGATTTTGCTGATTTCATGGCCCTTCCACGGGTTCAAGTTTTCTCAGACATACACTGTGTCACTACCTGGTCCAAGTTAAATAATTTATGGGAAGGAGTAAGCACATCCACCATTAAAGAACAGGTGGAAATACTCCCTGAAGCCAGATACGTCATGGTACACGCTCATAAAAATTTTACTACCAATCTATCCCTGGATGATTTCTTCGCCAGTGACGTGCTACTGGCAACCCACCACAATGGAAACGCCTTAAATTCCAAACACGGAGGACCAGTGAGATTAGTGGTTCCCCGATTATATTTCTGGAAAAGTGCTAAATGGGTTACAGGACTGGAATTTATGGCAGAGGATAAAAGGGGTTTCTGGGAATCTACTGGTTATCATAACCATGGTGACCCCTGGAAAGAAGAGCGTTACAGCTGGCAGGAAACAGATCTTAAATTATAA